The Sylvia atricapilla isolate bSylAtr1 chromosome 5, bSylAtr1.pri, whole genome shotgun sequence genome includes a window with the following:
- the RINT1 gene encoding RAD50-interacting protein 1 produces MASIAVRKKEVTRDLDHCDIPYYVSEFVERELGNDYDSLGKLDSLIEKLSENKKHLEEQVLTVSSEVPKRIQNALKNAEDSKKSLSQLLEEETVLSESISRHLLTAQPWMEDLDVLIGQVEEIERHLAYLRWISRIEELSDSIQQYLMTNNVPEAASTLAFMAELDIKLQESSCSHLLDFVRSTVKFWHKILKDKLTSDFEEVLTQLRWPFVGPPQSQAFGLAAPANAPEVYNNLEMLFCQLLKLQTSDELLTKPKQLPEKYPLPPSPPIVLPIQIMLNPLQKRFKYHFTGNKQTNVLNKPEWYLTQVLMWIGNHSKFLDDKIQPILDKAGSSVNAGLEFSRALVMLILEKLAADIPCLLYDDTLFCHLVDEVLLFERELYSVHGYLSSLPSCMHILSEESCFQRWLTVEKKFALQKMDSMLSSEAAWISQYKDISDVDEMKVPDCAETFMTLLLVITDRYKNLPTASRKLQFLGLQKELVDDFRIRLTQVMKEETRASLGFRYCAILNAVNYIATVLADWADNVFFLQLQQAELEVRAESDTVSQLQLGQLASMESSVFDDMINLLERLKHDMLTRQVDHVFREVKDAAKLYKKERWLSLPSQAEQAVMSLSSTACPMLQTLRDRLLQLEQQLCHSLFKIFWQMLAEKVDLYIYQEVIMVNHFNEGGAAQLQFDMSRNLFPLFSHYCKRPENYFKHIKEACIILNLNVGSALLLKDVLQSASENEPLKPSQPSATAALNELGVYKLAQRDVEILLNLRASWPNTGK; encoded by the exons atggcaAGCATTGCTGttagaaagaaagaagtcaCTAGAGATCTAGACCACTGTGATATTCCATACTATGTTTCTGAATTTGTGGAAAGAGAACTTGGAAATGACTATGATTCCCTGGGGAAGCTAGACAGCCTGATTGAAAAGctatctgaaaacaaaaagcacttaGAAGAACAG GTCCTTACAGTTTCGTCCGAAGTCCCTAAAAGAATTCAGAACGCCTTAAAGAATGCAGAAGATTCCAAAAAGTCTCTGAGTCAGCTTCTGGAGGAGGAAACTGTTCTGTCTGAGTCCATCAGCAGGCACTTGCTGACAGCTCAGCCGTGGATGGAGGATCTGGATGTGCTGATCGGCCAGGTGGAAGAGATCGAGCGGCACCTGGCCTACCTCAGGTGGATTTCTCGCATAGAAGAGCTGAG tGATAGCATTCAACAATACCTGATGACCAACAATGTTCCAGAGGCAGCCAGTACTCTAGCATTCATGGCAGAGCTGGATATTAAACTTCAGGAGTCATCTTGCTCTCATCTTCTTGATTTTGTGAGATCCACTGTTAAGTTCTGGCATAAAATCCTTAAGGACAAATTGACAAG TGACTTTGAGGAGGTGCTGACACAGCTCCGTTGGCCCTTTGTGGGGCCCCCTCAGTCCCAGGCATTTGGCCTTGCTGCACCAGCCAACGCTCCCGAGGTGTACAACAACCTGGAGATGCTGTTCTGTCAGCTTCTGAAGCTGCAAACCTC AGATGAGCTGTTAACCAAACCTAAACAACTGCCAGAAAAGTACCCTTTACCCCCTTCCCCACCAATTGTCCTTCCCATACAGATCATGCTGAATCCTCTTCAGAAAAGATTCAAGTATCATTTCACTGGAAATAAACAAACCAATGTTCTTAACAAG cctGAGTGGTATTTAACACAAGTACTTATGTGGATTGGAAATCATTCCAAGTTCCTTGATGACAAAATCCAGCCAATTCTGGACAAGGCAGGATCTTCAGTAAATGCTGGA CTTGAATTCTCTCGTGCTCTAGTAATGCTGATTTTGGAGAAGCTGGCTGCTGATATCCCCTGCCTGTTGTATGATGATACACTCTTTTGTCACCTTGTGGATGAGGTACTTCTGTTTGAGAGAGAGTTATACAGCGTTCATGGTTATCTCAGCAGCCTTCCCAGCTGCATGCACATTCTGTCAGAAGAATCCTGCTTCCAGAGGTGGctaacagtggaaaaaaaat TTGCTCTTCAGAAAATGGACTCTATGCTTTCATCAGAGGCTGCATGGATATCACAGTACAAAGATATCTCTGATGTAGATGAAATGAAAGTTCCAGACTGTGCTGAAACTTTTATGACTCTCTTGTTAGTTATAACAG ACAGGTATAAGAATCTTCCAACAGCTTCCAGAAAACTCCAGTTCCTGGGCCTACAGAAGGAGTTGGTTGATGATTTCAGGATACGATTAACTCAAGTAATGAAGGAAGAGACAAGAGCTTCCTTAGGGTTCCGATACTGTGCAATCCTTAATGCTGTCAACTATATAGCAACAGTTTTGGCAGACTGGGCTGACAATGTA TTCTtcttgcagctgcagcaggctgagctAGAGGTTCGTGCAGAAAGTGACACGGtgagccagctccagctgggacagctggcgTCCATGGAGAGCTCTGTCTTCGATGACATGATCAACCTCCTGGAGCGCCTGAAGCACGACATGCTGACACGACAAGTGGATCATGTCTTCAGAGAGGTCAAAGATGCTGCAAAGCTGTACAAAAAAGAGAG GTGGTTGTCTTTACcctcccaggcagagcaggcagtgatGTCTCTGTCCAGCACCGCGTGCCCCATGTTGCAGACGCTGCGAGACCGTTTGCTAcaactggagcagcagctctgccactcaCTGTTCAAAATCTTCTGGCAAATGCTTGCAGAGAAAGTGGATCTGTACATCTATCAGGAA GTCATTATGGTGAATCATTTCAACgaaggaggagcagcacagctccagttTGACATGAGTCGGAATTTGTTCCCCTTATTTTCACACTACTGCAAGAGGCCAGAAAACTACTTCAAGCA